Proteins from a single region of Flavobacterium sp. K5-23:
- a CDS encoding citrate synthase, with protein MSKTATIEIDGKRYEFPVIVGSENEVAIDINKLRDLSGVITLDPGYKNSGSCTSDITFLDGELGILRYRGYSIEDLADKADFLEVSYLLIFGELPTKVQLEQFENDIRKHTLVNEEMKNIIDGFPRTAHPMGVLAALTSALTAFNPKSVNVDNDKEMYHAVCKTMGKFLVIATWTYRKNMGYPLNYYDNTKGYVENFMRLMFELPTEPFMANPVITDALDKLFILHADHEQNCSTSTVRMVGSSHAGLFASISAGVSALWGPLHGGANQAVLEMLEEIHQNGGDADKYMAKAKDKNDPFRLMGFGHRVYKNFDPRAKIIKKAADEVLATLGVNDPILAIAKKLEEAALVDEYFVSRKLYPNVDFYSGIIYRALGIPTDMFTVLFAIGRLPGWIAQWKEMRENKEPIGRPRQVYTGPTLRDFESIDKR; from the coding sequence ATGTCAAAAACAGCAACAATAGAAATTGATGGTAAGAGATACGAGTTTCCTGTAATAGTAGGAAGCGAAAATGAAGTGGCTATCGATATTAACAAATTAAGAGATTTATCGGGTGTAATTACCCTAGATCCAGGTTACAAAAACTCAGGTTCATGTACAAGTGATATCACTTTTTTAGATGGTGAACTTGGAATCTTGCGTTATAGAGGATATTCAATAGAAGATTTAGCTGACAAAGCTGACTTTTTAGAAGTTTCTTATCTTTTAATCTTTGGGGAATTGCCTACTAAAGTTCAGTTAGAGCAATTTGAAAATGATATTAGAAAACATACATTAGTTAACGAAGAGATGAAAAACATCATAGATGGTTTTCCTAGAACAGCACATCCTATGGGTGTTTTGGCTGCTTTGACTAGTGCTTTAACTGCATTTAACCCTAAATCAGTAAATGTTGACAATGATAAAGAGATGTACCACGCTGTTTGTAAAACGATGGGTAAGTTTCTAGTAATTGCAACTTGGACTTATAGAAAAAATATGGGTTATCCTTTGAATTATTATGATAATACAAAAGGGTATGTTGAGAATTTTATGCGTTTAATGTTTGAATTACCTACTGAGCCTTTTATGGCTAATCCAGTGATAACAGATGCATTAGATAAATTATTCATTCTTCATGCTGATCACGAGCAAAATTGTTCTACTTCAACGGTAAGAATGGTGGGTTCTTCTCACGCAGGTTTATTTGCTTCAATTTCTGCAGGTGTTTCTGCTCTTTGGGGTCCATTACACGGTGGTGCTAATCAAGCAGTACTTGAGATGTTAGAAGAAATTCATCAAAATGGTGGGGATGCTGACAAATATATGGCAAAAGCCAAAGATAAAAATGATCCTTTCCGTTTAATGGGATTTGGTCACAGAGTCTATAAAAACTTCGATCCAAGAGCAAAAATAATCAAAAAAGCTGCAGATGAAGTGTTAGCAACTCTAGGGGTTAATGATCCTATTTTAGCTATTGCTAAAAAACTGGAAGAGGCTGCTTTAGTAGATGAGTATTTTGTATCTAGAAAATTATATCCAAATGTAGATTTCTATTCTGGAATTATTTATCGTGCTTTAGGTATTCCTACTGATATGTTTACCGTATTGTTTGCGATAGGACGTTTACCAGGTTGGATTGCACAATGGAAAGAAATGCGTGAAAACAAAGAGCCTATTGGAAGACCTAGACAAGTTTATACAGGACCAACCTTAAGGGACTTCGAGTCAATTGATAAAAGATAA